A region of the Microbacterium sp. SL75 genome:
GCTTCGCCCACTTCTCCCACGACAGCTCCTCGCGCTCCATCGCGGAGTAGGCCGCGAAGTGCTCGGCGTCCTTCTTGTGGCCGGCGCGCTGCAGGTGACCCAGCTCGCTGTTGGGCACGAGCACGCCGTCGTAGATCATGGCCGACCCGATACCGGTGCCGAGCGTCGTGAGAATGACGAGACCGTCGACACCCTTCGCCGCGCCGTAGCGGACCTCGGCGATGCCGGCGACGTCGGCGTCGTTGGCGAAGTGGATGTCGCGCGAGAGCCCGTGCTCGAAGAACTTCTCGGCCTCGAAGCCGATCCACGACTTCGACACGTTCGCGGCCGACAGGGTGCGGCCGCCCTTCACGATGGCCGGGAAAGCCACGCCCAGCGGCAGATCCGCGGGCGCTTCGAGGGTCTCGAGCACCTGGTGCACGGCCGCCAGCACGTCGGCAGGCTCCGCGCCCGCGGGGGTTGCGACCTTGACGCGGTCGCTGACGAGCTCCCCGGCATCCAGATCCACGATTCCGGCTTTGATGCCGGTTCCGCCGATGTCCACTCCGACCGCACGAGACGCATTCGTTGCCATACCCCTCAGCCTATCCAGCCGCACGGTCGGGATCAGTAGGATCGGGGGAGCACCGGCGGTTCGCGCCGAGACGCGAGATCCACGTGAGGAGCGATCGTGAGCGACGAAGACAAGAAGTACTGGTACAACCTTGAGACCGGCAAGGTCGAGCAGGGGTACGAGTCGCCCGCGGTGGATCGTGCCGGTC
Encoded here:
- the ppgK gene encoding polyphosphate--glucose phosphotransferase, yielding MATNASRAVGVDIGGTGIKAGIVDLDAGELVSDRVKVATPAGAEPADVLAAVHQVLETLEAPADLPLGVAFPAIVKGGRTLSAANVSKSWIGFEAEKFFEHGLSRDIHFANDADVAGIAEVRYGAAKGVDGLVILTTLGTGIGSAMIYDGVLVPNSELGHLQRAGHKKDAEHFAAYSAMEREELSWEKWAKRLQWYYDYVEFLFSPDLIVVGGGVSKHSENFLPLLKLRAPIVPAKHRNNAGIIGAASLAVPVPEALPAVK